The Candidatus Nanogingivalaceae bacterium DNA segment TTTAAAGCTATTCATTGCGCGACGAGTTTGGTCGAAATTAATTTGTGCATCATTTTCATGCGCAATCACGTTTCGAAGCTTATGCGCGTGCCAAATTGAATTTGGGCTCGAAAGCCTGTCTTTTGCATTTTTTAACCGCTCACCCATTGTTTGTCCAGAAATCTTCAATTCTCTCATTGCTGTGTCAACAAGCTTATCGGCATTAATTAGCGCCAAATGCCAAGTTGCTGGCTCATCTTTTTTAATAGAATTTTCAATTTTTAACCAGTCGCCCTGAAATTTAAGTTTATCGAGCTGAATTTTTTCAGTTTTAGTTATTTCAATAAAAAAGAATAAAAGTCCAGCACAGATCAAAATTGAAACTGAAAGAATTATTAAATCCATTATTTTTCCTCCAAACTATCTGCGAGTGCTAAAATCTTTGAATCAGATTCCATTTTTCCAATAATTTGCACACCTACTGGTAACCCAGCTTCAGTTTTGCCTGCAGGAACAGATATTGCTGGTAGGCCCGCTAGAGACGCAGGAACATTCAAGATGTCAGCAAGATACATCTTTATAGGGTCATGCACATTTTCGCCAATCTTAAATGCTGGCGTTGGCGCAACTGGACCAACCAAAAAATCTACATCCTCAAACAACTTATTGAATTCATTTATCAAAATTGTTCGTGCTTTTTGTGCCTGTAAGTAATATGCATCATAAAAGCCGCTCGAAAGAACATATGAACCAATCATAATTCGGCGTTTGTTTTCAGCTTCGAAACCTTCATCACGAGATTTTCCAAATACTTCGCTAAGATTCTTTGCGTCTTTTGAACGTAAACCGTATCGAATTCCGTCATACCGAGCTAGATTAGAAGAAACTTCAGCTGGAACCACAATATAATAAATAGCTAAAGAATATTTACTCATAGGTAATGAAACTTCGACAATTTCATGACCGGCTTTTCGCATTTTTTCAATATAATTTTCAGTTACCTTTCGAACTTCAGGGTCAACTCCATCACTCAAAAACTCTTTAACAACACCAATTTTTGCCTTTTTTGGTGCTTTTTCTTCTTTCCAAAAATCAGGCAAGGTCATTGCGTCACGAGAATCAAGACCAGCCATAACACGCATTACAAGTTCACTCTCTTTAGCGGTTTTAGCAAAAACGCCAATCGTATCAGTTGAAGAAGCCATTGCGACAACACCAAATCGAGAAACTGTTCCATAAGTTGGTTTTACGCCATAAACACCGTTAAAGCTAGCTGGCTGACGAATTGAGCCACCCGTATCAGTTCCAAGAGTGAAAGGAACGATATCTAATGCCGAAATTACTGCCGACCCTCCAGAAGAGCCACCGGCAACACGGGTTTTATCAACTGAGTTTTTAGTAACTCCAAAAGCTGAGTTTTCAGTAGAACCCCCGTGAGCAAAAGCATCTAAATTAGCTTTTCCAATACAAATCGCACCCGCATTTTCTAATTTTTCGATAGCGGTTGCTTGAATTGGAGTCATGAAATGCTCAAGCATTTTGCTTGAAGCTGTTGAAGGCGACCCAAACACCAAGAAATTATCTTTCGCAACAAAAGGTACTCCAGCCAATTCGCCAACTTTCTCACCTTTCGAAATTTTTTCGTCAATCTCTTTAGCTCGTTCTAAAGCCCTATCTCCAATCAAACTCGTAAAAGCATTAAACTCCTTAGCATTTTCAGCCTTTGCTAGCGCTTCTTCTACAAACTCAACTGCTGTCTTTTTACCAGACAGAACTTGTTCTCTAATTTCAAAAATACTCGTCATAATTCTCCTACAAAACCTTTGGAACTTTTACTTGATTATCTTCAACATTATTACCAGCCAACTTCAAAAGCTCAGCTCGCTTAACACCGTAATCATTAATTTCATCTTCTCGCCAAACATTTTGATTTTTCGAAACCGAATAAGTCGGCTCAACGCCATCTGTATTAAGTTCGCTAAGTTGTTCAATATATTCAACAATATTTCCCAAGTCAGTTTGAAGATTAGAAACTTCATCATCGCTTAACGAAATACTTGAAAGCTCCGCTAAACGCTTAACTTCTTCTTTTGATATCTTTTCCATATACTTTAGTATATCACTTTTTGTATTTTTTTTAAAGTATACATCTTGTCTTATTCGGTTATTTAGCAATAAAAAAACAACCGCCCGAATATCTTTCGAACGATTGTTTTTTTGTATAGATTAACGCTTTGAGAATTGTTCTCGTTTTCGCGCTGATCGTAAACCGTATTTCTTGCGTTCTTTTTCGCGTGGATCACGCTTCAAGAATTCTGCTTTTTTCAATACTGGTCGCAAATCTGCATGAGCAACAGTTAAAGCTTTTGAAATAGCGAGTTTAATAGCGTCAACTTGACCGGCTAAACCACCACCGTTAACTTTTACTGTAATATCAAAATCTGATTGTTTACCAACCAATGCAAGCGGATCTGTAATTTCAGCAAGCATTGATTTATTTCCATCAAAATATTCAAGTGCAGGTTTTTCGTTAATAGTAAGACTACCTTTTCCTGAATATAGTCGAGCTCGAGCAGTCGCAGCTTTTCGTCGGCCAAGACCGTAGAAATATTTAGCTTCAGCCATGATTATTTAACCTCAACTTTCTTTGGTTTTTGAGCTGAATGGTTATGCTCTGAACCTACATAAACTTTCAAACGTTTCATTCGTTCAGCTTGAAGTTTATTCTTTGGAAGCATACCTGAAACTGCTTTTTCTATAATCATTGCAGCATTCTTTTCGCGCAATTCTTTCAAAGAAGCTTCACTTAGACCACCAGGAAATCCACTGTGTCGATAATACATCTTATCTTCTTCTTTATTTCCTGTAACTTTAACCTTTTCAGCATTGATAACAATTACATAATCTCCGCCGTCTGTGTGTGGCGTATATGTAGGCTTGTTTTTGCCTGTCAAAAAAGTTGCAATTTTTGCGCTAAGTCGACCAAGTGTAGCCGATTCAGCAGCATCAATCAAGATCCAATCTCGTTTAACTTCAGCTGGTTTTTGTGAATAAGTTTTTGCGTTAATTGCCATCTACTTATCCTCACTTTCGTGTTTAATTTCATCAACAAATTCAATTGTAGCCATTTCTGCGGCATCACCTCGACGAATTCGAGTTCGCTCAACTCGCAAATGCCCACTGTTTCGTTTCGAAAGTTGTGGTGCGATAACATCTACTAATTTATTTGCTGCGTCAATATTACCAAGTTTGGCCATAACTTGACGACGGTTATGTAAATCACCTTTTTTAGCTTTAGTGATAAGCTTTTCTGTGTAGCGCAAAGTCTCTTTGGCTTTTGGCAAAGTTGTTTCAATCTTGCCATGAATGACTAACGAAGTCGCTAAGCCTTTGAGGAGCGCTCGGCGTTGATCGCGTTCACGACCAAATTTTCGCCCTTTATATCCATGTCGGTGCATATTATAAATTTAACTCCGCTATTTTATCTTTTACTTCATCCAAAGCTTTGCTTCCAAAGCCTTTAAGTTCACGCAAATCTTGTTCGGTAAGGTTTACTAAGTCGTGAACAGTGCGAATGTCATTGTTGACAAGCGCATTTGTTGTTCGAGCTGTCAAGTTTAGATCTTCAATTGGTGTATGAAGCTCACTCGCCTCATCCTCGGCTTCCTCGCCAAGAGCTGGAGCAGCCTCAATTGTTGTAGATCCTGCAAGAGCCGTATACTGGTTTGCTAGGATTGCAGATGCTTGTTCGAAAGCTTCTCGAGGAGACAATGAACCGTCGGTCTCGATAGTTATATTAAGCTTATCAAGATTCGAAACTTGTCCAACACGAGTATTGTCAACTTTGTATCGAACTCGCAAAACCGGCGTAAAGATAGCGTCAACCGCAATCATATCGCTATGAATTCGATCTTCGCTTGATTCTTCGATCGTTTTGTATCCATGACCAGATTCAACTACAAGGTCCATTACAAACTTAGTTTTTGCATCATCGATAGTTGCAATAATTTGATCTGGGTTTACAACTTCCATATCTGCGCTAGCTTGAATATCTGCAGCAGTAATCACTCCAGCACCAGTTTTTTCTAATCGAAGCTCAACAGGTGAATCAGTATGAGCTTTGAATTTAATATTTTTAAGATTCAACATGATGTCAACCACATCTTCTTTTACACCTTCAATAGATGTAAATTCATGACTAACTCCGTCAATCTTAAAAGCAACTATCGCTGCACCATTTATGCTAGAAAGAAGCACTCGGCGCAAACTATTTCCAAGCGTATTCCCGTATCCAGGTTCAAGCGGTTTTACAACAAAAGTTGCAACGTTATCGCTTAAATCCTGAATTTCGGCAAGCGCCGGATTGTGAATTAATTTTGACATATAAACTTTTAGCTCCTTACCTTTTATCGTGAGTAGTATTCAACGATTAGCTGTTCATTGATTCCAGCTTCTGCTTCTTCTCGTTTAGGAAGACCAGTAATAGAAACTGTCATCTTTTTGCCATCAGCCTTCAACCAACTAAGTGGTGCTGGTGCTGCATCAGCAATAACATTTTCAAGATTTGTGAAATAGCCAGATTTTTGGCTTTTTGGTCGAACAACAATCTCATCGCCAGACTTCAAACGAATTGAAGGAATATCAACGCGTCGTCCGTTTAATAAGAAATGTCCGTGGCTCACCAATTGGCGAGCTTGTCGACGTGAAGTTGCGAAACCTGCACGATAAATAGCATTATCTAAGCGAAGTTCCAAAAGTTGTAGCAAGTTTTCACCAGCCAAACCTTCACGACGTGATGCTTCTTTCATCAATCGTGCGAATTGTTTTTCAAGAAGTCCGTAAAGTCGTCGAACTTTTTGTTTTTCACGCAATTGAATTGCATACAAGCTTGGTTTTCCTTGTCGAGAACCTGAGTGTTGACCAGGAATACCACTTTTACGTGCCATAATTTTGACAGCTTTTCTATGAAGGGCATAGCCTTCTCGGCGTGATTGTTTAACAATCGGAGACCTATCTCTCGCCATAAATTAAGCCCTCCTTGCTTTCTTTGGACGAACGCCACCATGTGGAACGCCAGTCACATCTTTAATACTTTCAACAGCAATGTTTACATTTGAAAGTGATCGGATCGCTGAATCGCGACCTAGACCCACACCCTTAACGAAAACATCTACTGATTTTAGGCCATAAAGAGCCTGTGCATTTTCGGCTGCTTTTTCAGTTGCAACCTGCGCTGCATAAGCTGTACCTTTTTTGCTTCCGCGGAAACCACACGCACCAGCGCTCGCTGCTGCTAAAGCATTACCTTTTTTATCTGTAAAAGTAATGATTGTGTTGTTGAAGGTAGCTTGAATATGCATTTGACCTGATGGAACAGATCGGCGCTGTTTTTTACGACTAACTTTTTCTGCCATAATTCTATCCCTTTCTCAAATCAAGTCTTACTTGCTGCTTTTGGCTGTGCTCCACCAACGGCGATTGCGCGACCCTTTCGAGTTCGTGCGTTCGTTCGTGTGCGCTGACCGTTTACAGGCAACCCTGATTTGTGTCGCATACCTTTATAGTTGTTAATGTCTTTTAGACGTTTAATATTATTTGCCACGAGGCGTTGCAGATCACCTTCTACAGTGTAATCATTATCAATAATTGCACGTAGTTTCTGTTCTTCAGCCTCGGTGAGATCTTTCACCCGAGTGGTCGGCTCAATATTAGCCGCCGCAAGGATGGTTCGCGAAGTTGTTTCGCCAATACCATAAATGTAAGTAAGAGCGATCCAGACTTGCTTTTCTGCTGGGATTGTTACCCCTGCGATTCGAGCCATACTTAACCCTGCCTTTGCTTATTCTTAGGTTTTTTCTTATTGATAACACGTAGTCGACCTTTTCGGCGAACTAAAATGTCATCTGGACTGATTTTTTTAACACTTGCACGAACTTTCATAAGTGTATAAAAACTCCTTATCCTTTAGGTTTATATTATCTGCAAATCCCCATAGAAATAATAAGCCATTTAAATTTTGGCTTTTTCTATTTTGAACTTGCTAGTCTCTTAGGCGGAAGCTGATTCTTCCCTTAGTAAGATCATAAGGGGTCAACTCTACTTCAACCTTATCGCCCGGAACTAAACGAATATAATGCTTTCGCATCTTTCCGCTAATATGAGCGATGATTGTATGCCCATTTTGAAGCTCAACTTTAAACTGCGTGTTTGGCAAAGCCTCCACGATTCGTCCTTCCAATTTTATTACTTCCTTTTGAGCCATAAATCTATACAATTTTACCCTATTATCTTTAAAAAGTCAAGGGTTTTTTAAAATTTTAAAAATAAAAAAGCGATCCGTAGACCGCTAATTCTAAATCCAGAGACGAAGTTCTTTAGAAAGCCATCTCTCAAAACATTCGAGGTTTCTAATTATTGGTGACTCTTTTTTAGTGTTTGAAAGAATATTTTCAATAACCGGTCGCCGCTTCCTTTCAGAAATTACTGTAAATTTACAACGCTCATCAGACTTATCTGAATCTTCTCCTAAAAAATCAATAATTTGATCGAAAAAAGTTATTGAAGGGTTTATGACAAATGCCTTATCCGCATATTTCATCATCGAAAAATCACCCTGAGTATCGCCCGCCGCAATAACAAAAAAGTCCTCTCTGTTGAATAAGTATGACTTTTTACTTATCTTCTCCAATACTTGTTCAACAAACATATGCTTGTTTTCGAATGTCCGAATTTTAGTTTCTCTAAAAATTCCTTGATCGTCCTTTTCGTAGTCTTGACCAATTCCCATATAGAAATCGTATTCTTTAACAAAAGCATCCACTAAAAATTTTGGCGAACCGGAAATAGCAACTAGCTTAAACCCTTCTGTTCGTAAAAAGTTAATCATGTTTAATGTAGAGATGTAATCTTGACTACCTCGATATTCTACCACAACTCTTCGCCCAATTTCGCGAACTTCTTCAGAAGTGTATTTTTCTAATGCTATCATTGCAAAAGCAACAACCATTTGACAATATTGACCAAACAGCTCATCCGAATTCTTTTCGGAAGTTTTATAAGCTTTTCGAAGTTCTTTTATCTCCTTCTGAAGCCCCTGATACTTCTCTAAATTACCCCCACGATACTTGTAGTCGCGGATGAGAATTTCATATAAACTTTCTGGCAGTGGCCTTGTTCTAATCGTTCCATCAATATCAAAAAATGCAACCTTCTCTTTAAAGTTTGGCATACCCAGTACCTCTTTTCTAAAAAATGTGCTAGAACCATATCATAGCACATTTTTATTGTTAGGTCAAATTACATTTTTCGAACTGCTCTTAACATTACGCGTTTATTGAAAGTGTTTTTAGCATAATCCCAGTCGCCAACACAAGTAATCATATTCAAGCCCTCTTTTTTCGGATCCATTGAATTTAACATTGTTTTCATACCAAGAGGGTTACTTTCATTGTTTATATCCTCAACAGACATCTCCCTGTTGTCGACAACTTGATAAGTTATACGTTGACCATCACCACGTTCAATAATAATCTCAGATCCCTTTGAAAGGCTTCCTAAATTTTCAAAAATACCACCTTTCGTCGGACCACCATTATGCCCATCAATTAAAACAGCTCCTTTTCCAGCGCCAGGTAGTCCACTCTTCGTATACCATCCTGCATCATAAATCGATTTCGGAGAATCTAATTGTCCAGTATCTTTAATTGTTCCGATTTGAACAACCCTTGCATTAGATATTTTTAAGCTTGGTATCGAAAGGTATCTCGGAAAAGAGGGGTTAGGAACCTGATAGTCATCCTTTTTTTCTTGGGTAACTTCCGTTTCATCAACCTCATAACTAGCCACGGTATGACCGGAACTTGAACTTATATCTTTCGTTTGAATAAAATTAACATAGAGATAAAAACCCGTATACCCAATCAGTAAAAGCCAACAAACACTAAGCGCGACAACAACTACTTGCCTTGATTTTTTCTTAGAGTGTTTAACTTTCATTTAATCCTCTTATTTATAGTCGTCGTACGTGACCATTAACGCTCGTGAGTTTACTTGGCGAATTGTTTCGAGAGCTACAGTCACAACAATCAAGATACCCGTTCCTCCGATAGATAGATTACTACTTTGAATCGAAGCAAGGTTATATAATAGATAATCGGCCACGAATGGCAATAGAGCAATCAAACCAAGAGCTACTGCGCCAAATAGATTCAAACGATTAACTACTTTATTGAGGTAATTAGCAGTAGAAATTCCCGGACGAACACCTTCTATAAATCCACCTTGTTTTTGTAGATTGTCTGCAATCTCATTTGAATTAAATACGATTGAAGTATAGAAATAAGTGAATACAACAATTAAGACGAAGTATGCCGCTGGATAAATAAACGACTCAAGAGAAGCACCTGTAAAGGTTCCTTGGTTTGGTGCCGAGAACCATTTGATAAGGTTATTTGCTAAATCAACATTAACTTTCGCATTTTTCATAACTTGACCTATAAATGCAGGCAAGCTTAAAAACGAAACAGCAAAGATCACTGGAATAACTCCCGCAACGATCAATTTAACAGGTAAAATACTTTTAATACCACCATAAGAAGAATTACCATGAACTCGTTTTGCATAATTAATAGTAATAACACGTTGAGCTTCATTAATTTTAACCAGGATATACAAAAGTATTAAACTAACTACCGCAAGAATTATTGCTACCACAAAAGTAATCCTGTTAACCGGTAGCGTAAACCATCCAAAAACACTTAGTGCACCATCTTTAGTGTCTGAAATTGAAGAAACTAAAGTAGCTAAAGTTGTTGGTAGTTGCGAAATAATACCAGCAAAAATAACCAAAGATATACCGTTTCCAACACCTTTTTCGGTAATAATTTCGCCAATCCACATCAAAAGAACAGATCCTGTAACCATCGCCGTAACAGCAACGATCCAGTTTGTAAGACTCATTCCATTGAAGGCTGCAGAATTTGACTGAAGCACTGTAGTCTGAAGAATAAAAACATATGCAATCGACTGAATAATCGCCAAAGGAACTGTCAAAATTCGTGTCCATTGGTTAATTTTACGACGACCAGATTCGCCATCATTATTCAACTCCTCAAGAGAAGGAATAGCCTTGGTCATCAACTGAGTAATAATAGAAGCCGTAATAAATGGGCTTAATCCAACCAGCATAATAGAAAAGCTAGTTAAAGCTCCACCTGTCAAAAGGTTAATAAATCCACCCAAATCCGTGCTTTTAATAGCCGATTCAACAACTTCCTTAAGATTCCCCGCATTAGCAAGCGGAATTGGTACGTGCGCCAAAAATCTAAAAATTACTAAAAGCCCAACCACCCCAAAAACACGCTTTTGCATGTCTCTATTTTTCATCGATTTAACTATTGTTTTCCAGTTCATAGTTCTTATTTTACCATACTTTCTATCTTATTTAAAGTCAAAAATTATTTTATCATAAAACAGCAAATCATTACCAAAGCTAGAATAATTCGATACCAGCCAAATAGTTGAAAATCGTGTTTTTTAAGATAGTCGGTCAAGAATCGAACAACTATCATTGAAATAATAAATGTAGCCACTAAAGCAACCATCAAATACATAATCTCACTAGACGAATACTTAAAACCGTATTTTACTATTTTTAGTGCACTCGACCCTAACATAATAGGAATCCCCATAAAGAATGAAAACTCTACAGCTATCTTACGTGAAACTCCTGTTAATAAACCTCCAATAATCGTTGATCCACTCCTAGAAGTTCCTGGAATCAAAGCTAACATCTGATATGCACCAATTTTAGCAGCATCCCTATATGTCATATCTTCAAATTTTTCAACTCGTGGAGAAATTCTATGAACAGCACGATATCGTTCAATCACAATAAATAATGCACCATAAATAGCCAACATTGAAGCGATAACCCACATGTTTTCGAAATGTTTTTCAATAAAACTATTCAACAACAAACCAACAACACCGGCAGGAATTGCACCGATAATTATTTTTTTCCACAATTCAATAGTTTCATGTTTTTCGCGAGAATTTTTATGTCTATCCAAAGGATTGAGTCTTGACCAATAGATAAAAACAATCGCCATAATTGCGCCAAGCTGAATAACAACCATAAACAGGTCTTTAAAATCTTTCGAAAAACTTAGTTTAGCGAAATGATCAAATAAAAGCATATGCCCAGTACTTGAAACTGGAAGCCACTCGGTGATTCCCTCAATAGCACTAACTATAATCACCTTTAATAATTCTATAATTTCCATAACCTATCCTATTATATCACGCTTTAGCTTTCGAAATTTCTTCTTCACTTAGCAAAATACTTGAAAGCTCCGCCAAATGCTTAACTTCGTCTTTTGATATTTTTTCCATATCAACAAGTATATCACTTTTCGAAAGATTTTTAAAGTAAAAACTCCCAAAAATTGGAAGTCTCTAAGTTTATTTTTTCTCAAGTTTTTCGATTCGTTGGTTCAACTCGTTTATATAATTCATTTGATTTACATTAATTTCACCCGAAGTCTTAATATTGTTATTAATTCTTTGGTGAAGAAAAATTACTCCAGCCGAAAGAATTAAATTCCATAAGACGAGTAACGAAACTGCAATTATTCTAAAAACTTTCTTGTCTTTTTGATTAATAAATTTCATAAATATCCTTTCAATTAAAATAGCTCGTCCAAAAAACTATTCTATTTTATGTATATAAAATATCCCTTATCAGGAATTTCTATAACTCTTGTAAATTCCTTAATTCCTATGCCTCCGAAAAAATTTCTATACTTCACAAAACTAGCAATAGTGACCCTCTTAGTTCATAAACCCTAAAGTTTCTGGAAATTCCAGACAATTCCAATGTGGAATTTTGCCCAGACGAAGGAACAACAGAAAAGTTTGAAGATATAATAACATTTCCCCAACTAGCAACTTCGTTACCTATATGAAAAGCAACCCAATCTCATATCAGCTTTAGCCGTAGAACTAAAACCAATCATACAGGCCAAAAATAATGTGATAGTTTATAATTTTGAATTTATTTTTAACCATTTTTTCACCCCACATTATATAAAAGTACTCCCTGGATGAGCTAATGCTATAATTATATCAACATAAAAAAGTTCGTCAATAGTTTTTTTATTTCACCATTCTCTTTCTAATTTCCGCAATCTGATCTCGCAAATCTGCCGCCTCCTCGAAAAGCAAATTCGCACTGGCGAGATTCATTTGGTTTGTTAAATCTTGAATCAAATTATCCCATTCTTCACGCGGAATTTTTCTTAAGTCCAGTTTTGGTCTTTTATCTTTTTGCGGAATAATTGCGCGCAAACCTTCGCTAATTTCACTCGCAACGCTTTTCGGTGTAATATTGTTTTTTAAATTATATTCTTTTTGGATTTCTCGTCGCCGATTCGTTTCGTCGATCGCAAGCTTCATTGAACGAGTTATTTTATCGGCATACATAATCACTTTTCCTTCTTCGTGCCTAGCTGCTCGCCCGATCGTTTGAATTAATGCACTTTCTGAACGCAAGAAACCTTCTTTATCCGCATCTAAAATTGCAACCAAACTAACCTCTGGCAAATCCAAACCCTCACGCAAAAGATTAATTCCAACGAGAACATCATAAGTTCCTTCGCGTAAATCACGCAAAATATCACCACGCTCCAAGGTGTCAATTTCGCTATGGATATACGCTGTTTTTATCCCGTTTTCTTCCAAAAATCCACTCAAATCTTCAGCCATCCTCTTAGTCAGAGTTGTAACCAAAACTCGCTGACCTTTCGAAATCCGTTTTTGAATTTCCTCCATTAAATCGTCAACTTGACCTTCAATTTTTCGAACTTCAATTTCAGGGTCTAATAGTCCCGTTGGACGAATAACTTGCTGAGCTGGTTTTGGTGAATGCTCAAGCTCAAAATCGCCAGGGGTTGCCGAAACATAAATCGCCTGATTAATATGTTTATAAAATTCATCAAAAGTCAAAGGTCGGTTATCAAGAGCCGAGGGTAAGCGAAAACCATTATCCACCAAAACAGTTTTACGCGCTCGGTCACCATTAAACATCCCTCGAACTTGTGGTAAAGTCATGTGCGACTCATCAACTAAAAGTAAAAAATCATCCGGAAAATAATCCAGCAAAGTTGCGGGTTGTTCACCGGGTGCGCGCTCAGTTAAATATCGCGTATAGTTTTCAATCCCTTTTACAAATCCAGTTTCTCGAAGCATTTCAAGATCATATTTTGTACGCTGAGCTAATCGTTGCGCCTCAAGATATTTTTTATTTTTTTCGAAATATTCATATCTCGCATAAAATTCCTTCTCAATTTGTGGAATTACTCGATCGATAATTTCTTTTGGAGTAGCGTAGTGAGAATTCGGAAAAATATCAAAAAATTGCGGTTTTTCAAGAATCTCACCTGTAAGCGGATTGGTGATTGTTAGCCTATCGATTTCATCACCAAAAAATTCCACTCGCACTGCCAAATCTGATCCCGCAGTGAAAATATCTATCGTATCGCCACGAACTCGAAAAGTTCCGCGAGAAAAATCAACATCGTTTCGTTCATATTGAATATCTTTCAAATGCCTCAAAAATTTATCTCGATTATAACGCATTCCGGGTTTGATATGCAACGCCATTTGCATATAGCTTGCTGGCGAACCGATACCATAAATACAGCTAACACTCGAAACAATAATCGTATCGCTCCGAGTTAACAACGCCTCAGTTGCGGCGTGTCGAAGTTTTTCAATCTCTTCATTTATTCGCGAATCTTTTTCGATATATGTATCCGTACTTGCAATATAAGCTTCGGGCTGATAATAATCAAAATAGCTCACAAAATAATGAACTTCATTTTCAGGAAAAAACTTTTTAAACTCACCATAAAGCTGAGCCGCAAGAGTTTTATTGTGCGCCAGAATTAAAGTTGGTTTTTGAGTGGCTTGAATAATATTTGCCATTGTAAAAGTTTTACCCGAACCAGTTACACCCAACAAAGTTTGTTCATGCTCACCTTTCTTTAAACCCTCGACTAATTGTGAAATTGCCTGCGGTTGATCACCAGTTGGTTGATATTTTGATTTTAATTTAAACTCACGATATTTCATTATTTATATTTTATAATATATTTCATCAAAAAGCAAAACCGCCCAAATTGAGCGGTTAGCTTTATCCGTTTCCAGCGCGTTTTTCTGAAAGATGGTCATCATCTCGTGGTGCAATGAAGTCTGCATTTTTTTCATCAAGTCGTGCAATCACTTTACGAACAAGCCGTTCAGGGTTATTGTCATAAATTATATCTTTCGTTCCTGGAGCTTCAACATTTTGCAAAAGTGTTGGAACGTAATCGGCAAGCGCCATACTTCCAAGCAAGACACCGCAAACTTTGCGAGATTCTAGAGCGGTTGCGAGTTCGTGAAGCGACCCCATCCGGCCGCCAACTGTAATTACCGCATCGCTTGAAAGCACCAAGTGTGTATCACGCCCAACATAGCTCATTCCCGTAAAATTAATATAATCAAAAGGCTTAAACGGCAATTTATAAGTATTCACATGTTGTCGAAAACTTGAAGCAGGCGAAAAACCAATACTCAAGCCCGTTCGACCTTTAACACTAACCGCACCCAAAGCAGCGTAGTGTGGCAAACCAACCGTTG contains these protein-coding regions:
- the infA gene encoding translation initiation factor IF-1, with the protein product MAQKEVIKLEGRIVEALPNTQFKVELQNGHTIIAHISGKMRKHYIRLVPGDKVEVELTPYDLTKGRISFRLRD
- a CDS encoding HAD-IB family phosphatase, which gives rise to MPNFKEKVAFFDIDGTIRTRPLPESLYEILIRDYKYRGGNLEKYQGLQKEIKELRKAYKTSEKNSDELFGQYCQMVVAFAMIALEKYTSEEVREIGRRVVVEYRGSQDYISTLNMINFLRTEGFKLVAISGSPKFLVDAFVKEYDFYMGIGQDYEKDDQGIFRETKIRTFENKHMFVEQVLEKISKKSYLFNREDFFVIAAGDTQGDFSMMKYADKAFVINPSITFFDQIIDFLGEDSDKSDERCKFTVISERKRRPVIENILSNTKKESPIIRNLECFERWLSKELRLWI
- a CDS encoding class F sortase — encoded protein: MKVKHSKKKSRQVVVVALSVCWLLLIGYTGFYLYVNFIQTKDISSSSGHTVASYEVDETEVTQEKKDDYQVPNPSFPRYLSIPSLKISNARVVQIGTIKDTGQLDSPKSIYDAGWYTKSGLPGAGKGAVLIDGHNGGPTKGGIFENLGSLSKGSEIIIERGDGQRITYQVVDNREMSVEDINNESNPLGMKTMLNSMDPKKEGLNMITCVGDWDYAKNTFNKRVMLRAVRKM
- the secY gene encoding preprotein translocase subunit SecY, coding for MNWKTIVKSMKNRDMQKRVFGVVGLLVIFRFLAHVPIPLANAGNLKEVVESAIKSTDLGGFINLLTGGALTSFSIMLVGLSPFITASIITQLMTKAIPSLEELNNDGESGRRKINQWTRILTVPLAIIQSIAYVFILQTTVLQSNSAAFNGMSLTNWIVAVTAMVTGSVLLMWIGEIITEKGVGNGISLVIFAGIISQLPTTLATLVSSISDTKDGALSVFGWFTLPVNRITFVVAIILAVVSLILLYILVKINEAQRVITINYAKRVHGNSSYGGIKSILPVKLIVAGVIPVIFAVSFLSLPAFIGQVMKNAKVNVDLANNLIKWFSAPNQGTFTGASLESFIYPAAYFVLIVVFTYFYTSIVFNSNEIADNLQKQGGFIEGVRPGISTANYLNKVVNRLNLFGAVALGLIALLPFVADYLLYNLASIQSSNLSIGGTGILIVVTVALETIRQVNSRALMVTYDDYK
- a CDS encoding undecaprenyl-diphosphate phosphatase produces the protein MEIIELLKVIIVSAIEGITEWLPVSSTGHMLLFDHFAKLSFSKDFKDLFMVVIQLGAIMAIVFIYWSRLNPLDRHKNSREKHETIELWKKIIIGAIPAGVVGLLLNSFIEKHFENMWVIASMLAIYGALFIVIERYRAVHRISPRVEKFEDMTYRDAAKIGAYQMLALIPGTSRSGSTIIGGLLTGVSRKIAVEFSFFMGIPIMLGSSALKIVKYGFKYSSSEIMYLMVALVATFIISMIVVRFLTDYLKKHDFQLFGWYRIILALVMICCFMIK
- the uvrB gene encoding excinuclease ABC subunit UvrB — translated: MKYREFKLKSKYQPTGDQPQAISQLVEGLKKGEHEQTLLGVTGSGKTFTMANIIQATQKPTLILAHNKTLAAQLYGEFKKFFPENEVHYFVSYFDYYQPEAYIASTDTYIEKDSRINEEIEKLRHAATEALLTRSDTIIVSSVSCIYGIGSPASYMQMALHIKPGMRYNRDKFLRHLKDIQYERNDVDFSRGTFRVRGDTIDIFTAGSDLAVRVEFFGDEIDRLTITNPLTGEILEKPQFFDIFPNSHYATPKEIIDRVIPQIEKEFYARYEYFEKNKKYLEAQRLAQRTKYDLEMLRETGFVKGIENYTRYLTERAPGEQPATLLDYFPDDFLLLVDESHMTLPQVRGMFNGDRARKTVLVDNGFRLPSALDNRPLTFDEFYKHINQAIYVSATPGDFELEHSPKPAQQVIRPTGLLDPEIEVRKIEGQVDDLMEEIQKRISKGQRVLVTTLTKRMAEDLSGFLEENGIKTAYIHSEIDTLERGDILRDLREGTYDVLVGINLLREGLDLPEVSLVAILDADKEGFLRSESALIQTIGRAARHEEGKVIMYADKITRSMKLAIDETNRRREIQKEYNLKNNITPKSVASEISEGLRAIIPQKDKRPKLDLRKIPREEWDNLIQDLTNQMNLASANLLFEEAADLRDQIAEIRKRMVK